Proteins found in one Planctomycetia bacterium genomic segment:
- a CDS encoding OmpA family protein translates to MRRASVVGGLLPALLALTAGCAQNPYALQGKVQSLEQNQTSLASRADEMKTRADSLDRNNQELETLLAQERQQKRILEDQVGAMRDQLSTATTQLAKSKTDIDQYTKKTDALEASVKKQTGAMIRANSSLKNTLPPIKIQGVEVRQDGDVVRVELPGNRIFEPGTARLQPEGSRLIDDVMIQVLRTYPEQIIGVEGHTSNDPVPVGRWASQHQLSTGMAMAVYDQLTARGQTSAGQLFIVGHGANHPAASNATPAGRERNLRVELVIYPEKAGSR, encoded by the coding sequence ATGCGGCGTGCATCGGTCGTCGGTGGGTTGCTTCCGGCTTTGCTCGCGCTCACGGCGGGCTGCGCTCAGAATCCGTATGCGTTGCAAGGCAAAGTGCAATCGCTCGAGCAGAATCAAACGTCGCTCGCTTCGCGCGCCGACGAAATGAAGACCCGCGCCGATTCGCTCGACCGGAACAATCAAGAGCTCGAAACGCTGCTGGCGCAAGAGCGGCAACAAAAGCGGATCTTGGAAGATCAAGTCGGCGCGATGCGCGATCAGCTGAGCACCGCGACGACGCAACTTGCGAAGTCGAAGACCGACATCGATCAATACACGAAGAAGACCGACGCGCTCGAAGCCTCGGTGAAGAAGCAAACCGGCGCGATGATCCGCGCTAATAGCAGCCTGAAGAACACGCTCCCGCCGATCAAGATTCAAGGGGTTGAAGTCCGGCAAGACGGCGATGTCGTGCGCGTCGAGCTGCCGGGCAACCGCATCTTCGAGCCCGGCACCGCCCGCTTGCAGCCCGAAGGCTCGCGGCTGATCGACGACGTAATGATCCAAGTCTTGCGGACTTATCCGGAGCAGATCATCGGCGTCGAAGGGCACACGTCGAACGATCCGGTTCCCGTCGGACGTTGGGCCAGCCAGCATCAACTCTCGACCGGCATGGCGATGGCCGTCTACGACCAACTGACGGCCCGAGGGCAAACGTCGGCGGGCCAGTTGTTCATCGTCGGCCACGGTGCGAACCACCCCGCAGCCTCGAACGCCACGCCGGCCGGAAGAGAACGGAACCTGCGCGTAGAGCTGGTGATCTATCCGGAGAAGGCGGGAAGTAGATAG
- the hisH gene encoding imidazole glycerol phosphate synthase subunit HisH: MILIVDYGMGNLRSVQKGFEKVGFEAKISSDPAEIRRATKVVLPGVGAFPDAMTELHTRRLIDPIREAIDAEKPFLGVCLGLQLLFETGTEGCEDINVGEQARRHEGLGILPGEVVRFDLPREFKVPHMGWNKLDVRRESPLTVGLSAEPYFYFVHSYFVVPGDPEVVAGETNYHRPFTSLVRRGNLYASQFHPEKSQRDGLTVLKNFAEL; the protein is encoded by the coding sequence ATGATCCTGATCGTCGACTACGGCATGGGGAATCTCCGGAGCGTGCAGAAGGGGTTCGAGAAGGTCGGCTTCGAGGCCAAGATATCGAGCGACCCCGCCGAGATCCGCCGCGCGACGAAGGTCGTGCTGCCGGGCGTTGGGGCGTTTCCCGATGCGATGACCGAGCTCCACACGCGCCGGCTCATCGACCCGATCCGCGAAGCGATCGACGCCGAGAAGCCGTTCCTCGGAGTTTGCCTCGGGCTGCAGTTGCTCTTCGAGACCGGCACCGAAGGCTGCGAGGATATCAACGTCGGCGAACAGGCCCGCCGGCACGAAGGACTCGGCATCCTCCCAGGGGAAGTCGTCCGCTTCGATCTTCCGCGCGAGTTCAAAGTGCCGCACATGGGCTGGAACAAGCTCGACGTCCGCCGCGAGTCTCCGCTCACCGTCGGCCTTTCGGCCGAACCGTACTTCTACTTCGTCCATTCTTATTTCGTGGTCCCCGGCGATCCGGAAGTCGTCGCCGGCGAGACGAACTACCACCGGCCGTTCACGTCGCTCGTCCGCCGCGGCAACCTCTACGCGAGCCAGTTCCATCCCGAAAAGAGCCAACGCGACGGCCTCACGGTGCTGAAGAACTTCGCTGAGCTTTAA